One Streptomyces sp. NBC_00102 DNA segment encodes these proteins:
- a CDS encoding dolichyl-phosphate-mannose--protein mannosyltransferase, protein MTSTAPDARQGHDAGDELPGEQPSPWERRLHRFGHVPRKEFGLRDRLIPPYNRPSPRTWAVLGVPPALAERLRHWSGWGGPLLVTLVAGVLRFWRLGQPDAVIFDETYYAKDAWALINQGYEGAWPKDVDKLILNDPSLVKVPVDPGYVVHPPVGKWVIGLGEQMFGLTPFGWRFMVALLGTLSVLLLCRIGRRMFRSTFLGCLAGLLLAVDGLHFVMSRTALLDLVLMFFVVAAFGCLVNDRDWARRKLAEALPVDEEGVLRPDTLVAETLRLGWRPWRLAAGLMLGLAFGTKWNGLYILAAFAVMSVLWDVGARRTAGAIHPYRAVLRRDLVPAFVSTVPVALATYLVSWTGWLITDKGYDRHWADTAEGRSGGWTWLPDWLRSLWHYERQVYDFHVGLTSGHTYQSNPWSWIVLGRPVSYFYEEPTCADSATGKCAREVLALGTPLLWWAACFALVYVLWRWLFRRDWRAGAIACGVAAGWVPWFFYQERTIFFFYAVVFVPFLCLAVTMMIGAMIGPAAGTGTRAELGLTTSDPTGERRRAIGAVAAGLLVLLIIWNFIYFWPLYTGTPIPEDAWRNRMWLDTWV, encoded by the coding sequence GTGACGAGTACTGCGCCCGACGCCCGGCAGGGCCACGACGCCGGGGACGAGCTCCCCGGCGAGCAGCCTTCTCCCTGGGAGCGGCGGCTGCACCGCTTCGGCCACGTGCCCCGGAAGGAGTTCGGGCTGCGCGACCGCCTGATCCCTCCCTACAACCGGCCGAGCCCCCGCACCTGGGCGGTCCTCGGTGTGCCACCGGCTCTCGCGGAGCGGCTGCGGCACTGGTCCGGGTGGGGCGGCCCGCTGCTGGTGACCCTGGTCGCCGGGGTGCTGCGCTTCTGGCGGCTGGGACAGCCCGACGCGGTGATATTCGACGAGACGTACTACGCGAAGGACGCCTGGGCCCTGATCAACCAGGGGTACGAAGGCGCCTGGCCCAAGGACGTCGACAAGCTCATCCTGAACGATCCGTCCCTGGTGAAGGTCCCCGTCGACCCGGGATACGTGGTGCACCCGCCGGTCGGTAAGTGGGTCATCGGGCTCGGCGAGCAGATGTTCGGCCTCACGCCGTTCGGCTGGCGGTTCATGGTGGCCCTGCTCGGCACCCTCTCGGTGCTGCTGCTCTGCCGCATCGGGCGCCGGATGTTCCGCTCGACGTTCCTCGGCTGCCTGGCCGGCCTGCTGCTCGCGGTGGACGGGCTGCACTTCGTGATGAGCCGCACCGCGCTGCTCGACCTGGTGCTGATGTTCTTCGTCGTCGCGGCCTTCGGCTGCCTGGTCAACGACCGCGACTGGGCCCGCCGCAAACTCGCCGAAGCCCTCCCGGTGGACGAGGAGGGGGTGCTCCGCCCGGACACCCTGGTCGCGGAGACCCTCCGACTCGGCTGGCGGCCCTGGCGGCTCGCGGCCGGGCTGATGCTGGGCCTCGCCTTCGGCACCAAGTGGAACGGCCTCTACATCCTGGCCGCGTTCGCCGTCATGTCGGTCCTCTGGGACGTGGGCGCCCGCCGCACCGCCGGCGCGATCCACCCGTACCGGGCGGTCCTCCGCCGCGACCTGGTGCCCGCCTTCGTCTCCACCGTCCCGGTCGCCCTCGCCACGTACCTCGTCTCCTGGACGGGTTGGCTGATCACCGACAAGGGGTACGACCGCCACTGGGCGGACACGGCGGAGGGCCGCAGCGGCGGCTGGACCTGGCTGCCGGACTGGCTTCGCAGCCTCTGGCACTACGAGCGGCAGGTCTACGACTTCCACGTGGGCCTGACCTCCGGCCACACGTACCAGTCGAACCCCTGGAGCTGGATCGTCCTCGGCCGCCCCGTCTCGTACTTCTACGAGGAACCCACCTGCGCCGACTCGGCGACCGGCAAGTGCGCCCGCGAGGTCCTGGCGCTCGGTACCCCGCTGCTCTGGTGGGCGGCCTGCTTCGCCCTCGTCTACGTGCTCTGGCGCTGGCTCTTCCGCCGCGACTGGCGCGCCGGCGCCATCGCCTGCGGGGTCGCGGCGGGCTGGGTGCCCTGGTTCTTCTACCAGGAGCGCACGATCTTCTTCTTCTACGCGGTCGTCTTCGTGCCGTTCCTCTGTCTCGCCGTGACGATGATGATCGGCGCGATGATCGGCCCGGCGGCCGGCACCGGCACCCGCGCGGAGCTGGGCCTGACCACCTCCGACCCCACCGGGGAACGCCGCCGCGCGATCGGCGCGGTGGCGGCGGGGCTGCTGGTGCTGCTGATCATCTGGAATTTCATCTATTTCTGGCCGCTCTACACCGGGACCCCGATCCCGGAGGACGCGTGGCGGAACCGGATGTGGCTGGACACGTGGGTGTAG
- the rsmI gene encoding 16S rRNA (cytidine(1402)-2'-O)-methyltransferase, whose amino-acid sequence MTETPGTPGKPTTGTLVLAGTPIGDVADAPPRLATELETADVVAAEDTRRLKRLTQALGIHTTGRVVSYFEGNESARTPELVEALTGGARVLLVTDAGMPSVSDPGYRLVAAAVEKDIKVTAVPGPSAVLTALALSGLPVDRFCFEGFLPRKAGERLGRLREVGDERRTMVFFEAPHRLDDTLAAMAEVFGADRRAAVCRELTKTYEEVKRGPLGELAVWAAEGVRGEITVVVEGAGDKGAEELDAAELVRRVQVREEAGERRKEAIAAVAADAGLPKREVFDAVVAAKNAARTPGA is encoded by the coding sequence GTGACTGAAACGCCTGGAACGCCTGGAAAGCCGACGACCGGAACGCTGGTTCTCGCGGGAACCCCCATCGGTGACGTGGCGGACGCCCCGCCGCGTCTCGCCACCGAGCTGGAGACGGCCGACGTCGTGGCGGCCGAGGACACCCGCCGGCTGAAGCGCCTCACCCAGGCGCTCGGCATCCACACCACGGGACGGGTCGTCTCGTACTTCGAGGGGAACGAGTCCGCCCGCACCCCGGAGCTGGTCGAGGCGCTGACCGGCGGCGCGCGGGTGCTGCTGGTGACCGACGCGGGGATGCCGTCCGTCTCCGACCCCGGCTACCGCCTGGTCGCCGCGGCCGTCGAGAAGGACATCAAGGTCACCGCGGTGCCCGGCCCCTCGGCGGTGCTCACCGCGCTGGCGCTGTCCGGTCTGCCGGTGGACCGGTTCTGCTTCGAGGGCTTCCTGCCCCGCAAGGCGGGCGAGCGCCTCGGCCGCCTGCGCGAGGTCGGCGACGAACGCCGCACCATGGTCTTCTTCGAGGCCCCGCACCGCCTGGACGACACGCTCGCCGCGATGGCCGAGGTCTTCGGCGCGGACCGCAGGGCCGCCGTCTGCCGCGAGCTGACGAAGACGTACGAAGAGGTGAAGCGCGGCCCGCTCGGCGAGCTGGCGGTGTGGGCGGCCGAGGGCGTACGCGGCGAGATCACCGTGGTCGTGGAAGGCGCGGGCGACAAGGGCGCCGAGGAGCTGGACGCGGCCGAGCTGGTGCGCCGGGTCCAGGTCCGCGAGGAGGCGGGGGAGCGCCGCAAGGAGGCCATCGCCGCCGTCGCCGCGGACGCCGGGCTGCCCAAGCGCGAGGTGTTCGACGCGGTGGTCGCCGCGAAGAACGCCGCCCGTACCCCGGGCGCCTGA
- a CDS encoding serine hydrolase, which produces MLLARAAGRIGPAPDLVLALSRHGRRTLHTTGTAPPPEDRPRDRLRYELGSASKTFTGLLLARLVAAGRLSYDEPAAELLAPGLPVHRSVAEITLRHLITHTSGLPGLPAGFYPQAVPRWTTAPYAGYPADRVVRAFLRARPRHAPGTRWHYSNFAVAVLAHALAAATDTPWDVLVHREVLAPLHLGSTSLAPGRAGADARGHLRDGTAVPVLDIGGFAGAGAVRSTPHDLLTFLEAHLAASGAYAGTGAAGNTPFVPPPDAALAGALARMRHPVLRRGPRHTHTHTLTWFQHASPHGPVNFHAGATPGQQAFLGYCPDTGTALAAVCTRRVSLKDPFVATAHGLLTD; this is translated from the coding sequence CTGCTGCTGGCACGGGCGGCCGGGAGGATCGGCCCGGCGCCCGACCTGGTGCTCGCGCTCAGCCGCCACGGGCGGCGCACCCTGCACACCACCGGCACCGCGCCCCCGCCCGAGGACCGGCCGCGCGACCGGCTCCGGTACGAACTCGGCTCGGCGTCCAAGACCTTCACCGGGCTGCTGCTCGCCCGGCTGGTCGCCGCCGGGCGCCTCTCGTACGACGAACCGGCCGCCGAGCTGCTGGCGCCCGGTCTTCCGGTGCACCGGTCCGTCGCGGAGATCACCCTGCGGCACCTGATCACCCACACCTCGGGGCTGCCCGGACTGCCGGCCGGTTTCTACCCGCAGGCGGTACCGCGCTGGACCACCGCCCCGTACGCCGGCTACCCGGCCGACCGGGTCGTCCGGGCCTTCCTGCGGGCCCGCCCGCGCCACGCGCCCGGGACCCGCTGGCACTACTCGAACTTCGCCGTCGCGGTGCTGGCCCACGCTCTCGCCGCCGCGACCGACACCCCCTGGGACGTCCTCGTCCACCGGGAGGTGCTCGCCCCGCTGCACCTGGGCTCCACCTCGCTCGCCCCGGGGCGGGCGGGCGCCGACGCGCGGGGGCATCTGCGCGACGGGACCGCGGTGCCGGTGCTCGACATCGGCGGGTTCGCCGGGGCCGGGGCCGTCCGGTCCACCCCGCACGACCTGCTCACCTTCCTGGAGGCGCACCTCGCGGCGAGCGGTGCGTACGCCGGGACCGGGGCGGCCGGCAACACGCCGTTCGTACCGCCGCCGGACGCCGCTCTGGCCGGCGCGCTGGCCCGGATGCGCCACCCGGTCCTGCGCCGGGGCCCGCGGCACACCCACACCCACACGCTGACGTGGTTCCAGCACGCGTCACCGCACGGCCCGGTCAACTTCCACGCCGGGGCGACCCCCGGGCAGCAGGCGTTCCTCGGCTACTGCCCGGACACCGGGACGGCGCTGGCCGCCGTCTGCACCCGGCGGGTGTCGCTCAAGGACCCGTTCGTGGCGACGGCCCACGGGCTGCTGACGGATTAG
- a CDS encoding TatD family hydrolase → MSRTEAPPLPEPLRVPVADSHTHLDMQDGTVEEALARAAAVNVTTVVQVGCDLAGSRWAADTAAAHPQVHASVALHPNEAPRIVHGDPEGRTREGVRAPGGKAALDEALAEIDALAALAHVRGVGETGLDYFRTEPEGRAAQEESFRAHIEIAKRHGKALVIHDREAHADVLRVLAEVGAPDRTVFHCYSGDAEMARICARAGYFMSFAGNVTFKNAQPLRDALAVAPAELVLVETDAPFLTPAPYRGRPNAPYLIPVTLRAMAEVKGIDEDTLAATIDANTARAFDY, encoded by the coding sequence ATGAGCCGTACCGAAGCGCCGCCGCTGCCCGAACCCCTGCGGGTTCCGGTCGCCGATTCGCACACCCACCTGGACATGCAGGACGGCACCGTGGAAGAGGCCCTCGCCCGGGCCGCCGCCGTCAACGTCACCACCGTCGTCCAGGTCGGCTGCGACCTCGCCGGGTCACGCTGGGCCGCCGATACGGCCGCCGCCCACCCGCAGGTGCACGCCTCGGTCGCCCTCCACCCCAACGAGGCCCCGCGCATCGTCCACGGCGACCCCGAGGGCCGCACCCGCGAAGGCGTCCGCGCACCGGGCGGCAAGGCGGCGCTGGACGAGGCGCTCGCGGAGATCGACGCGCTCGCCGCCCTCGCCCACGTACGCGGCGTCGGCGAGACCGGCCTCGACTACTTCCGTACCGAGCCCGAGGGCCGCGCCGCCCAGGAGGAGTCCTTCCGGGCGCACATCGAGATCGCCAAGCGGCACGGCAAGGCCCTCGTCATCCACGACCGCGAGGCCCACGCCGACGTGCTGCGCGTCCTCGCCGAGGTAGGCGCCCCGGACCGCACGGTCTTCCACTGCTACTCCGGCGACGCCGAGATGGCCCGGATCTGCGCACGGGCCGGCTACTTCATGTCCTTCGCCGGCAACGTCACCTTCAAGAACGCCCAGCCGCTGCGCGACGCCCTCGCCGTCGCCCCCGCCGAACTGGTGCTGGTCGAGACCGACGCCCCCTTCCTCACCCCCGCCCCCTACCGGGGCCGCCCCAACGCCCCCTACCTCATCCCCGTCACCCTGCGGGCGATGGCCGAGGTCAAGGGGATCGACGAGGACACCCTCGCCGCCACGATCGACGCCAACACCGCGCGGGCCTTCGACTACTGA
- the rsmA gene encoding 16S rRNA (adenine(1518)-N(6)/adenine(1519)-N(6))-dimethyltransferase RsmA encodes MSSTESDALLGPADIRELAAALGVRPTKQRGQNFVIDANTVRRIVRTAEVRPDDVVVEVGPGLGSLTLALLEAADRVVAVEIDDVLAAALPATVAARMPSRADRFALVHSDAMLVTELPGPAPTALVANLPYNVAVPVLLTMLERFPSIERTLVMVQSEVADRLAARPGNKVYGVPSVKANWYADVKRAGAIGRKVFWPAPNVDSGLVSLVRREKPVETSAGRTEVFAVVDAAFAQRRKTLRAALSGWAGSAPAAEAALVAAGVSPQARGESLTVEEFAAIAENKPELPA; translated from the coding sequence GTGAGCAGCACTGAGTCCGACGCCCTCCTGGGCCCCGCAGACATCCGCGAACTGGCGGCGGCGCTGGGCGTACGCCCGACCAAGCAGCGCGGCCAGAACTTCGTCATCGACGCCAACACGGTCCGCAGGATCGTGCGCACCGCCGAGGTGCGGCCCGACGACGTCGTCGTCGAGGTCGGCCCGGGGCTCGGTTCGCTGACCCTGGCGCTGCTGGAGGCGGCCGACCGGGTCGTGGCCGTGGAGATCGACGACGTCCTCGCCGCCGCCCTGCCGGCCACCGTCGCCGCCCGGATGCCCTCCCGCGCCGACCGGTTCGCCCTCGTCCACTCCGACGCGATGCTGGTCACCGAACTGCCCGGGCCCGCGCCCACCGCGCTCGTCGCCAACCTCCCGTACAACGTCGCCGTGCCCGTGCTGCTCACCATGCTGGAGCGGTTCCCGAGCATCGAGCGGACCCTCGTCATGGTGCAGTCCGAGGTCGCCGACCGGCTCGCCGCCCGGCCCGGCAACAAGGTCTACGGCGTGCCCTCCGTGAAGGCCAACTGGTACGCCGACGTGAAGCGCGCCGGAGCCATCGGCCGCAAGGTCTTCTGGCCCGCCCCCAACGTCGACTCCGGCCTTGTCTCCCTGGTCCGGCGGGAGAAGCCGGTCGAGACGTCCGCCGGCCGCACCGAGGTCTTCGCCGTCGTCGACGCCGCCTTCGCCCAGCGTCGCAAGACGCTGCGTGCCGCGCTCTCCGGCTGGGCGGGCTCCGCGCCCGCCGCCGAGGCCGCGCTGGTCGCCGCCGGGGTCTCCCCGCAGGCCCGGGGCGAGTCGCTCACGGTGGAGGAGTTCGCCGCCATCGCCGAGAACAAGCCGGAGCTGCCCGCATGA
- a CDS encoding 4-(cytidine 5'-diphospho)-2-C-methyl-D-erythritol kinase: MTHSATATGSPSTTGSVTVRVPAKVNVQLAVGAARPDGFHDLANVFLAVGLYDEVTAAPADELTITCSGPDAAQVPLDRSNLAARAALALAERYGIEPAVHLHIAKDIPVAGGMAGGSADGAAALLACDALWSTGASREELLEICAELGSDVPFSLIGGAALGTGRGELLTPVATGGTFHWVFAVADGGLSTPVVFGEFDRLTAGTDVPEPAAAPALLDALASGDPVALAKTLSNDLQAAALSLRPSLAATLAAGTEAGALAALVSGSGPTTAFLVPDAETAQRVAAALTASGTCRTARVAVSPAAGATVV, encoded by the coding sequence ATGACCCACAGCGCCACCGCGACCGGGAGCCCGAGCACGACCGGAAGCGTCACCGTCCGGGTACCCGCCAAGGTCAACGTCCAGCTCGCCGTGGGCGCCGCCCGCCCCGACGGCTTCCACGACCTGGCCAACGTCTTCCTCGCGGTCGGCCTGTACGACGAGGTCACCGCGGCCCCCGCCGACGAGCTGACGATCACCTGCTCCGGCCCGGACGCCGCCCAGGTGCCCCTGGACCGCAGCAACCTCGCCGCCCGCGCCGCGCTCGCGCTCGCGGAGCGGTACGGCATCGAGCCGGCCGTCCACCTCCACATCGCCAAGGACATCCCCGTCGCCGGCGGCATGGCCGGAGGCAGCGCCGACGGTGCCGCCGCCCTCCTCGCCTGCGACGCGCTCTGGTCCACCGGCGCCTCCCGCGAAGAGCTCCTGGAGATCTGCGCCGAGCTCGGCAGCGACGTCCCGTTCAGCCTGATCGGCGGCGCGGCCCTCGGTACCGGGCGCGGCGAACTGCTCACCCCCGTCGCCACCGGTGGCACCTTCCACTGGGTCTTCGCCGTCGCCGACGGCGGGCTCTCCACGCCGGTCGTGTTCGGCGAGTTCGACCGGCTCACCGCCGGTACGGACGTCCCCGAGCCCGCCGCCGCCCCGGCGCTGCTCGACGCCCTCGCCTCCGGCGACCCGGTCGCCCTGGCCAAGACCCTGAGCAACGATCTCCAGGCCGCCGCCCTCTCGCTGCGCCCCTCGCTCGCCGCGACCCTGGCAGCCGGTACCGAGGCCGGCGCCCTCGCCGCCCTGGTCTCCGGCTCCGGCCCGACCACCGCGTTCCTGGTCCCCGACGCGGAGACCGCCCAGCGGGTCGCCGCCGCCCTGACCGCCTCCGGCACCTGCCGTACGGCACGGGTCGCGGTGTCTCCGGCGGCGGGGGCGACGGTGGTCTGA
- a CDS encoding lipoprotein, with translation MTGRTARRGVPAVRAAVAVTAALCALSGCGTEHGDKASAASVPPSRTAAATQPAPAQPAAKGGSIGGAGSACELPVTFDLAADWKPEAVDVATDSELAELARQGPMTMACEIDAKPAGNIGFLRVWRGEKSSASPRDLLKAFVEAETGASGVTYTDIEAGKTAGAEAVYTVTVEALDETKQERAFLVPTAKGPVVVHLGGLDTEEHEQMLPAYELAKSSLRTG, from the coding sequence ATGACAGGCAGGACGGCACGGCGCGGGGTCCCGGCGGTACGGGCGGCGGTGGCGGTGACGGCGGCGCTCTGCGCCCTCTCCGGCTGCGGTACGGAGCACGGTGACAAGGCCTCCGCGGCCTCCGTCCCACCTTCCCGGACGGCCGCCGCGACGCAGCCCGCCCCGGCACAGCCGGCGGCCAAGGGCGGCAGCATCGGCGGCGCCGGCTCCGCCTGCGAGCTCCCGGTCACCTTCGACCTGGCCGCCGACTGGAAGCCCGAGGCCGTGGACGTGGCCACCGACTCCGAGCTGGCCGAACTGGCGCGGCAGGGCCCGATGACCATGGCCTGCGAGATCGACGCGAAGCCCGCCGGGAACATCGGCTTCCTGCGGGTCTGGCGGGGCGAGAAGTCCTCCGCCTCCCCGCGCGACCTGCTGAAGGCCTTCGTGGAGGCCGAGACGGGCGCCTCCGGCGTCACCTATACGGACATCGAGGCGGGCAAGACCGCCGGGGCCGAGGCGGTTTACACCGTCACCGTCGAGGCCCTGGACGAGACGAAGCAGGAACGCGCCTTCCTCGTCCCCACCGCGAAGGGCCCGGTCGTCGTCCACCTGGGCGGCCTGGACACCGAGGAGCACGAGCAGATGCTCCCGGCGTACGAACTGGCGAAGTCGAGCCTGCGGACCGGCTGA
- a CDS encoding ABC-F family ATP-binding cassette domain-containing protein → MAVNLVNVEQVSKVYGTRALLDGVSLGVSEGDRIGVVGRNGDGKTTLIRMLAKLEEADTGRVTHNGGLRLGVLTQHDSLDPKATIRHEVIGDLADHEWAGSAKIRDVLTGLFGGLALPGFEHGLDTVIAPLSGGERRRIALAKLLIADQDLIVLDEPTNHLDVEGISWLAGHLRARRSALVCVTHDRWFLDQVCTRMWDVQRGTVHEYEGGYSDYVFARAERERIAATEESKRQNLMRKELAWLRRGAPARTSKPRYRIEAANELIADVPPPRDTSELMKFANARLGKTVFDLEDVTVQAGPKTLLEHLTWQLGPGDRIGLVGVNGAGKTSLLRSLAEACRSQGDVQPAGGKIVVGKTVRLAYLSQEVHELKPTLRVLEAVQQVRDRVDLGKGREMTAGQLCEQFGFTKEKQWTPVGDLSGGERRRLQILRLLMDEPNVLFLDEPTNDLDIETLTQLEDLLDGWPGSMIVISHDRFFIERTTDKVMALLGDRALRMLPRGIDEYIERRQRMEATATPSAAVPAAAKESSPQASSLSAQESRAAKKELQKVERQLGKLSDRETKLHAQIAENATDFGKVAKLDAELRELVTERDELEMRWLELAEDA, encoded by the coding sequence ATGGCCGTCAATCTGGTCAATGTCGAGCAGGTCAGCAAGGTGTACGGCACCCGTGCGCTGCTCGACGGTGTGTCTCTCGGAGTCTCGGAGGGGGACCGGATCGGTGTCGTCGGCCGCAACGGCGACGGCAAGACGACCCTCATCCGGATGCTCGCCAAACTGGAGGAGGCGGACACCGGCCGCGTCACCCACAACGGCGGACTGCGCCTCGGTGTCCTCACCCAGCACGACTCCCTGGACCCGAAGGCGACGATCCGGCACGAGGTCATCGGTGACCTCGCCGATCACGAGTGGGCGGGCAGCGCCAAGATCCGCGACGTGCTGACCGGGCTCTTCGGCGGCCTCGCGCTGCCGGGCTTCGAGCACGGCCTGGACACCGTCATCGCCCCGCTCTCCGGTGGTGAGCGCCGCCGTATCGCGCTCGCCAAGCTGCTCATCGCGGACCAGGACCTGATCGTCCTCGACGAGCCCACCAACCACCTCGACGTCGAGGGCATCTCCTGGCTCGCCGGACACCTGCGGGCCCGCCGCTCCGCGCTCGTCTGCGTGACCCACGACCGGTGGTTCCTCGACCAGGTCTGCACCCGCATGTGGGACGTCCAGCGCGGCACCGTCCACGAGTACGAGGGCGGCTACAGCGACTACGTCTTCGCACGCGCCGAGCGTGAGCGGATCGCCGCGACCGAGGAGTCCAAGCGGCAGAACCTGATGCGCAAGGAGCTGGCCTGGCTGCGTCGCGGCGCCCCCGCCCGTACCTCCAAGCCGCGCTACCGCATCGAGGCGGCCAACGAACTGATCGCCGACGTGCCGCCGCCGCGCGACACCAGCGAGCTGATGAAGTTCGCCAACGCACGCCTCGGCAAGACCGTCTTCGACCTGGAGGACGTGACGGTCCAGGCCGGCCCCAAGACGCTGCTCGAACACCTCACCTGGCAGCTCGGCCCGGGCGACCGCATCGGCCTCGTCGGGGTGAACGGCGCGGGCAAGACCTCGCTGCTGCGCTCGCTCGCCGAGGCGTGCCGCAGCCAGGGCGACGTCCAGCCGGCCGGCGGGAAGATCGTCGTCGGCAAGACCGTCCGGCTCGCCTACCTCTCCCAGGAGGTGCACGAGCTCAAGCCCACCCTCCGGGTCCTGGAGGCCGTGCAGCAGGTCCGTGACCGGGTGGACCTCGGCAAGGGCCGCGAGATGACGGCGGGGCAGCTGTGCGAGCAGTTCGGCTTCACCAAGGAGAAGCAGTGGACGCCGGTCGGCGACCTCTCCGGTGGTGAGCGGCGCCGGCTCCAGATCCTGCGCCTGCTGATGGACGAGCCGAACGTCCTCTTCCTCGACGAGCCCACCAACGACCTCGACATCGAGACCCTCACCCAGCTGGAGGACCTCCTCGACGGCTGGCCGGGCTCCATGATCGTGATCTCCCACGACCGGTTCTTCATCGAGCGCACCACCGACAAGGTGATGGCGCTGCTCGGCGACCGTGCGCTGCGGATGCTGCCGCGCGGCATCGACGAGTACATCGAGCGCCGGCAGCGGATGGAGGCGACGGCCACCCCGTCCGCCGCCGTTCCCGCCGCGGCCAAGGAGTCCTCCCCGCAGGCGAGTTCCCTCTCGGCGCAGGAATCGCGCGCGGCGAAGAAGGAGCTGCAGAAGGTCGAGCGCCAGCTCGGCAAGCTCTCCGACCGGGAGACCAAGCTGCACGCCCAGATCGCGGAGAACGCCACCGACTTCGGGAAGGTGGCGAAGCTCGACGCGGAACTGCGTGAACTCGTCACCGAGCGCGACGAGTTGGAGATGCGCTGGCTGGAGCTGGCCGAGGACGCGTAA
- a CDS encoding helix-turn-helix transcriptional regulator, whose translation MPSRKSSPPPHPAQLAFAAELREMRRRTEKKPTDETIARRMGCGRSTVSAIVNGRRFPNWENTAAFAVALGVDPSKLRRRWTEVDREIEEASKAGSPLAQHSLAQPSSARLPSTQLPLAQNPLAQLPLLGAAQAGGEAQLAAHWYRNNREFYEAAADRVARASTEIRVTYTRRYPPTQYTTPASADYFRAILDWAGEDSADERSVRRIIGIPERDGRPDGDMLDWAREHHEETRGILTYEANAMRWNAAADGLNMALIDDSVVFLAFSGGPRQKLNGLSIEDPMFMSYFAAYFDQLWAALPPLGTYLDEVADRAEGL comes from the coding sequence GTGCCGAGCCGGAAGTCCTCACCGCCGCCGCATCCCGCTCAACTCGCCTTCGCGGCCGAGCTGCGGGAGATGCGGCGGCGGACGGAGAAGAAGCCGACCGACGAGACGATCGCGCGCCGGATGGGCTGCGGGCGCAGCACCGTCTCGGCGATCGTGAACGGCCGGCGGTTCCCGAACTGGGAGAACACCGCGGCCTTCGCGGTCGCGCTGGGCGTGGACCCGTCGAAGCTGCGGAGGCGGTGGACGGAGGTGGACCGGGAGATCGAGGAGGCGTCCAAGGCGGGTTCGCCGCTCGCCCAGCACTCGCTCGCCCAGCCCTCGTCCGCTCGACTCCCGTCCACTCAACTTCCGCTTGCTCAAAATCCCCTCGCGCAGCTTCCGCTCCTCGGGGCGGCGCAGGCCGGCGGAGAGGCGCAGCTGGCCGCGCACTGGTACCGGAACAACCGGGAGTTCTACGAGGCGGCAGCCGACCGCGTGGCGCGGGCGAGTACCGAGATCCGCGTCACGTACACGCGCCGCTATCCGCCGACCCAGTACACGACGCCGGCCTCCGCCGACTACTTCAGGGCCATCCTGGACTGGGCCGGCGAGGACAGTGCGGACGAACGCAGCGTACGGCGCATCATCGGCATCCCCGAGCGCGACGGGCGGCCGGACGGCGACATGCTGGACTGGGCGCGGGAGCACCACGAGGAGACCCGGGGCATCCTCACCTACGAGGCCAACGCGATGCGCTGGAACGCGGCGGCCGACGGGCTCAACATGGCGCTGATCGACGACAGCGTGGTCTTCCTGGCGTTCTCCGGAGGGCCGCGCCAGAAGCTGAACGGCCTGAGCATCGAAGACCCCATGTTCATGAGCTACTTCGCCGCCTACTTCGACCAGCTCTGGGCCGCGCTGCCGCCGTTGGGGACCTACCTCGACGAGGTCGCGGACCGGGCGGAGGGCCTGTAG